GAAAAGACCAACTGGACGCAGTCGCATCGGGCCTGGCTGGCTGCGACGGCCCGGGAGCTCACGGGCCCGCTGGGCCTGATCATCACCCACCACCTCGAGCACCTGGAGTACCTGGAGAGCCAGAGGAGCGCCCTCGATGCCGCCATCGAGCGGCTCGCCCAGCAGCCGCCCTGGCGCGAGGGCGCCGAAGCCCTCTGCTGCTTCCGCGGCATCGCCCTGCTGACGGCCATGACCCTGCTCACCGAGCTCGGCGACATCCGCCGCTTCGCCTCGCCGCGGCAGCTGATGGCCTACTCGGGCCTGATCCCCGGCGAGCGATCCAGTGGCGACATCCAGCGGCGCGGGCCGATCACCAAGAGCGGCAATGCCTACCTGCGGCGGGTGCTGGTCGAGGCTGCCTGGCACTACCACCACCGGGCCGGTGCCGACCTCATTCTCAGGCGCCGGCGCATGGGTCAGGATCCGGGCGTGGTCGCCGTGGCCGTGAAGGCCCAGCATCGGCTGTACAAGCGCTTCTGGCACCTGCGGGCCACCAAGCACAAGAACCAGGCCGTGACGGCCGTGGCGCGCGAGCTTTGCGCCTTTGTCTGGGAGGCCCTGAGTATGCTCAGCAAGTAGCGGTCAACAGGTTTGGGGGCGAGGCATGGCAGGGGAATCCTCGATTGAAGTATGCGTTAGGGTCCAGCCCGAGCACGCGAGACTAGATGGAGGCAGCCCCGGGCGAGCCTCGTAAAGTGCGTTAGCCAGCACGCGGATATCAGTGTGACTCGCCATCGAAGCTGGCCTCGCCCCCATTGAAAAGCCCGGGCCGCCGAGGCGACCCGGGCCGGAGATCATGAGCCGGCTTGACACCGGCCGTTCCATATCACTTCAGCAGCACCATCTTGCGCGAGTGCAGGTGCTCGTCCATCGCCACGCGGGCGAAGTAGACACCGCTCGGGACCGGCTTGCCGCTCTCGCTCTTCCCGTCCCAGATCACGCTGTGCGCGCTGCCGCGCGGCAGGGCGCCGTCCTGCAGCGTCGCCAGGCGCCGGCCCAGCACGTCGTGGATCGTCAGCGTCACCTGGACGCTGCCCTGTCCTGCCGGGGTGGCGAAGCTGATCTTCGTGCTCGGGTTGAAGGGGTTGGGGAAGTTCGCGAAGAGGCGGCCGGCCGGCGCATCCGTCGGCAACTCCTCGCTGGCGACGATCTGCTCCTCCGGCGTGAAGACGCCCGTGCGCGCCGGATTCGCCCGGAACATCTTCCACTGGGCGAGCCCGTTCTTGTAGAAGACGTTCATATCCCACACGTAGCAGAAGGCGTCCCAGCCATAGAGGGCGACGTCGAGATCGAGATCGCCGTCCAGGTCGTCGCCCGTCGGGCAGCTGCGCAGCTCCGCGTCCGTCAGGATCGGGAAGCCGGCGACGTCCGAACCGTCCTCGTTGAATGCGAAGAGGAAGCCGCTCTCCATGCCGAGCAGGATCTCGAGCTCATCGTCGCCGTCGACGTCGAGCACCACCGGGCTGCCCTCGCTGCTCTCCTCGAAGTGCTTCGGCCAGCCGGGGCGCGGCACGCCCGTGCTGCTCAGCACGGTGAGATCCATGCTGTGGTAGGCATAGACGCCCGCCGCCACGATCTCCATCTGCCCGTCCTGCTCGAAGTCGACCAGCGCCGGGCTTGGCGCAAGGCCGGCCGCGTTGCTGGCCAGGAAGACCGGGAAGCCAGGGTAGCGCGTGCCGTTGTGGTTGAACACGTACAGAGAGTCGTTCTCGCAGAGGAAGACGATCTCCATGTCGTAGTTGCCGTCGAGGTCGCCGATCGAAGGGCTCGAGTGGATCTCGGCGCCGAGGAGGACCGGGAAGCCCGGCACCGCCGTGCCGTTCGGATTGAAGGCGTAGAGCCGCCGCGCGCCGCCGCTGCCGAGGATGATCTCCAGGTCGGCGTCGGCGTCGATGTTGGCGAGGCTGGGGCTGGAGCGCGACCAGGTGCCGAGGCCGCTGGCGAAGATGCCCGTCGAACCGATCTGGGCCGTGCCGTCCCAGTTGTAGGCGCGCAGCGTGCCGTCGATGCAGACGGCGAAGATCTCCGCCAGCTGGTCGCCGTCGACATCCGCCACCGCCGGCGTCGCCCAGCACCAGTTGGGCAGGCTCCGCGGCCAGCCGGTCACCAGGCTACCGTCGCCGTGGTAGACGTAGAGACCGTTGGGCGCCCGCGAGGCGCCGATGATCTCCAGGCCCGGGTAGAGCGTGTCGACGTCGGCCATCGCGAGGCCGGCGGTGAACTGACCGCCGTTGGGGCTGAGCGCGCCGTAGGTGCTGGAGTTGCCGTCACCGTCGGCGATCTCGACGCCGTCGTGGTGCCAGGCGTAGAGCAGCTCGGCACCGACGGCGATCTCCTTGTCGCCGTCGCCGTCGATGTCGCCGATCACTGCGCTGCTCGCCGTGCCGAAGTTCGTCTGCAGCGGCCAGCCCTCCAGCATGGCGGGGTTGGTGCTCCAGGGGAACTCGGCGGTCGGCGCGCTCCGGAAGCCGGAGGAGTCCACGCTCTCGACGATGAAGTAGTAGGTCGTGCTCTCCTCGAGTTGCTCGTTGCGGAAGTAGGCGTAGCGGGTCGGCTCGGTCGAGACCAGCGCGTAGGGCCCCCCCGGCGCGGTCCCGCGGTAGACCAGGTAGCCCGCCGGCGCCGGCGTCGGGATCGGCCAGGAGGCGTCGATGACGGTGCTCGCTTGGCTCGAGTCGAGCATCAGGAAGAGCGGCGCGCTGGGGCGCCGCACGGTGATCGTGTCCAGGACCGCCTGGCCGAACGGTCCGCTCAAGGTGAGCGCGAAGCGGTTCGGGCTGGCGACGCTGGTCTCCAGGAGGCTGATCCCCGCCGAGCTGCCGCGGCCGAGCAGGCCGATGGCCGGCAGGGCCACCGGACCGCTGAGCACCTGGCCGTCGGGATCGATGGCGCTCAGGCTGGCCGTCCAGCCGGCGAGTGGCGTGCTGCCGTAGTTCTTCCACTCGGGGAGGAGCGTGTAGGTCTCGCCGGCGTCCGGCTGGCCGTCGCCGTCGCCCGCAGCGTCGTCGATCTTGAAGGCGAAGAGGCGCGGCAGCGGCGCGTGGCTGACGATGTCGAGCTGGTCCTGCTCGGCGCCGCCGGTATAGCTGAGCGCGAAGTCGACGAGCAGGTTCCGGCGGTCCGCCAGACTGAGCGGCGCCGCGAGCAGGAAGCTCGCCGGCAGGTCGATCTGGCCGCCCGCCGGCACGCTCTGACCGCTGATCACCTGCCCCTGGAGCACACTCAGTTCGCCGCCCGGCAGGCTGATGTCGAGGGTCAACGCGGAGGCCGGGGCGCTGCCCCTGTTGCGCACCCGCAAGTTGAGGCGCACGGTCTCGCCGGCGTCGAGGAGCCCGTCGGCATTGCCCACGACCTGCGCGTTCAGGTTCGGATCGTCCACGACAGCCAGCAGTTCGACCGCCAGTCGCGGCCCGCTCGCCGCCCCCACGTTCACCTGGCCGAAGCCGGGCAGGTCGTTGCGCGAGAGGGCGCTGGTCTTGATGAAGCCGAGCGTCTCGGCGTGGAAGGGGATGTCCACGCGCCCGTTGGCGTCGGTGATGCCTTCGCCCCGGTGCTCGCCCGCCTTGTCGGCGATCACGCGCACGCCGGCCAGGGGCTGACCGCCGCGATTCACCTGGAGCTTGAGCAGGCTGCTGCTGAGCGTGTAGGGCTCGACGAGCGCCGTGCTCAGGGTCTGCGGCTCCTGCAGCCAGACGTCGACCGAGGGATCGCCGATCAGGACGTAGCTCATCTGCGTCCAGCGGTGACTGCCCTCGACGGTGGCGAGCAGGTACCAGTCGTTGTGGCTGCGCGTGAAGCACTCGCCCAGGCTCAGGCTGTCCCCGAAGAGATAGCCGAAGAATGAGTTCTGGTAGTACACGCTGGTGTTCGGGAAGGCCTCGCGCATCGTGCCGACGACGGCGATGCTACCGCCCGCCGGGGCGAGCAAGGCCGACTCGCCGAGGCAGTTGTAGTCGATCGCGCAGGACGTGCAGTTCAGCGCGTAGATGAAGGAGAGGTGATCGAGGCCGTTCGTGAGGGCGAACATGTCGTTGGCGACGACCGGACCCGTGCCCATCGACATCGTGTAGCGGAAGCCGTGGCCGACGTGGAGGACGACGTGCGCCCGCGTCCCCAGGTCGTTGAGCGCCGCCGTCGGGGACTCGGGTTGCGTCCCCGGGTAGAGCCAGTGGGTCTCGTAGAGCCGCAGGACGTCCATCTGGGGCGTCACGAAGGTGTCGTTGACGTCCTCGGCGTAGTCGGCCCCGTTGCGCGTGATCAACTCGACCGGATCGCCGATCTGCCAGTCCGCCGGGAAGAGCACCTCGGCGTAGAAGCTCATGTTCGTCGTGTACTGCGGGTCGGGCGCGCTCGAGTAGGCGATGATCTTGTCGACCATCAGCTGCGCGTCCTGGGCGTCGCGCACCGGCAACCGGCCGAGGAAGACGTCCGCGATCATGTCGGCGGCGTCGCCCTGGGCGCCCGCGTAGTTGGACTCGCCGAAGTGCTGGTCGCCGTCGCCGTTCCAGGTGCCGTCGAGCTGGGCGTAGTAGAGCTCGGCCGGGATGTCCTCCGGCGGGTCCTTGAAGTAGGAGTGCACGAAGCGCACCGGCACGAAATCGGTGTCGGCGGCAATCATGACGAAGCGGATCCCCCACTTGGCGAGAGCGTCCTGCAGGAAGAAGCGGATCGTCTCCTGGAGATCGGCCCCCTGGGGATAGTTGGCGCGGATCCAGTCGGTGTCGCGCACGACCGTCGGAATGCCCAGGCTCAGCTTGAAGTCGGCCAGGGGCTGGAAGATCGCCGCGTGCTCGGGCGCGCAGACGATGACCATGTCGACGCCGCTGCCCTCGAGACTCGGCAGCGAGCGCGGGGCGAAGATCCCCTCGTCGCGGCGCGGCGCGCTGGCCGGCGCGAAGCGCGCGACGTCGGCCTTGTTCGCCGCCCGCGCGCGCAGGCGCTCGCTCGCCTGGGCGAGCTCCTCGGCGCGCTGGCGCAGGGGCAGGACGGCGCCGGGATCGGGCTCCGTCACCACGCTGACGCGCGCGGCGAGCAGGCGCTCGAGTTCCGGTCCCGCGGCAGTGACCGTGTAGCGCAGGGGCGCGACGGCGATCTCCGCGCTGGCGAAGCCGCGATAGCTCGCGGTCGCGAAGCTGTGGACGAAGTCCGCCGCCGGCTGGCTGGGGGCGCCGCGCTGCGGGCCGTTCTCGCCGAGGATGGCGGCCGGCGCGGGCAGGGGCGCAGCCAGGGCGATGCGGTCGCTGAGGACCGGCTCGAGACGGACGCTGACGACGCGCTCGCCGCTGGGGATGGCCAGGCTCAGCGGGTAGAGCGGCAGCGCGGGCTGATCGGCCGCTTCCGTCTGCCAGGCGCGCCCGGCGAGCAGGGTCGCGAGGTCCTCGCCGTTCGCCAGGGCGCGCAGCGCCGGCTCGGCCTGCCAGGTCCATTCGACCTGGGCCGCCGCCGCGGGCAGGCTGGTGGCGACAAGCAGACTGATGTGGAGAAGCAGGGGCAGGCAGATGCGAGGCAACGGGTGAACAAGACGAAGGCTCATCCGGGTCTCCTGCATGGTGGTTTTCTACCCAGCAACCTGGGAGAGGGGTGGCA
This window of the bacterium genome carries:
- a CDS encoding transposase, which gives rise to EKTNWTQSHRAWLAATARELTGPLGLIITHHLEHLEYLESQRSALDAAIERLAQQPPWREGAEALCCFRGIALLTAMTLLTELGDIRRFASPRQLMAYSGLIPGERSSGDIQRRGPITKSGNAYLRRVLVEAAWHYHHRAGADLILRRRRMGQDPGVVAVAVKAQHRLYKRFWHLRATKHKNQAVTAVARELCAFVWEALSMLSK